From one Thermococcus sp. LS1 genomic stretch:
- the mtnA gene encoding S-methyl-5-thioribose-1-phosphate isomerase: protein MELKYKPEELTRLPRSVIYESGKVKLIDQRLLPKEFKVIELTTVDEVARAIVTMQVRGAPAIGAAAAFGLALYAETTKAKTKDEFMDSFYAAYDKLKNTRPTAVNLFWALNRVKKLVEEHREDSLDEIKRLIVEETQKIADEDVEANLRMGHYGAEALPEGNVLTHCNAGSLATVHLGTVGAVLRVMNKEGTLKLLWVDETRPVLQGARLSAWEYHYDGIPLKLISDNMAGFVMQQGKVDAIIVGADRIVANGDFANKIGTYTLAVLAKEHGIPFFTVAPLSTIDMSLKSGKEIPIEERSKEEVLTCGGCRIAPDVDVYNPAFDVTPHKYLTGIITDKGVVYPPFERNLKRLFKRE, encoded by the coding sequence CCAGCGCCTTCTGCCAAAGGAGTTTAAGGTCATCGAGCTGACGACGGTTGATGAGGTTGCGAGGGCGATAGTTACGATGCAGGTGCGCGGGGCGCCGGCGATAGGAGCCGCGGCAGCCTTTGGCCTGGCCCTCTACGCTGAGACGACGAAGGCAAAGACCAAAGATGAGTTCATGGACAGCTTTTACGCCGCCTACGATAAGCTCAAGAACACAAGGCCAACAGCCGTAAACCTCTTCTGGGCCCTCAACAGGGTTAAAAAGCTGGTTGAGGAGCACAGAGAGGATTCACTTGATGAGATAAAGCGCCTTATAGTTGAAGAGACCCAAAAGATAGCGGACGAAGACGTGGAAGCAAACCTCCGGATGGGTCACTACGGTGCCGAGGCTTTGCCGGAAGGAAACGTATTGACCCACTGCAACGCTGGCAGCTTGGCAACCGTCCACCTCGGAACAGTTGGGGCAGTTCTCAGGGTCATGAACAAGGAGGGTACTCTAAAGCTCCTCTGGGTGGACGAGACGAGGCCCGTCCTTCAGGGTGCAAGGCTTAGCGCCTGGGAGTACCACTACGACGGAATTCCACTCAAGCTTATAAGCGACAACATGGCCGGCTTCGTGATGCAGCAGGGAAAGGTTGACGCGATTATAGTCGGTGCGGACAGGATAGTGGCAAACGGCGACTTCGCTAACAAGATAGGAACCTACACCCTCGCGGTTCTGGCCAAGGAGCACGGGATACCGTTCTTCACCGTCGCGCCCCTTTCGACCATAGACATGAGCCTCAAGAGTGGAAAGGAGATACCAATAGAGGAGCGCAGCAAGGAGGAGGTTCTCACCTGCGGTGGCTGCAGGATTGCTCCAGATGTCGACGTCTATAATCCAGCTTTCGACGTGACGCCGCACAAGTATCTGACGGGCATAATCACAGACAAAGGAGTCGTTTACCCGCCCTTCGAGAGAAACCTCAAGAGGCTCTTCAAGCGGGAGTGA
- a CDS encoding iron-containing alcohol dehydrogenase produces MFWLKTRIVEGEGSLSHLSKAVKGYERVLILSSRSMKRHGFLKEAEDYVKEAGAEVFSIAGLPAEPSVEVIEEFLPKVREFNPDLLVALGGGSVIDTTKALKVFYDAPEVEFEKIAFIDRFSKPKPVPKLKTPLIAIPSTSGAGSEVSAASVLKKGDVKYNIVTPEIAPDIAILDPRLPRTMPAEVARNSGLDVLVHGIEAYTTKVANPFSDAMAIKAIKTVYKWLPLSVKGDEDARAKVHYAATMAGIAFLNARLGLCHAMSHKAAWIGPHGLLNAIFLPYVMEFNMRNDYARKRYAEIARELGFSSAKDLVEVVKELNEMLGVPKLSELVDEETFVSRVEEMAEKAYRDGLVAFNPVEPKPDEIRELYLEAFYGE; encoded by the coding sequence ATGTTCTGGCTGAAGACAAGGATAGTCGAAGGGGAGGGAAGCCTAAGCCACCTCTCCAAAGCAGTGAAGGGTTACGAACGCGTTCTGATTCTCTCATCCCGCTCAATGAAGAGGCACGGCTTCCTGAAGGAGGCCGAGGACTACGTGAAGGAAGCCGGAGCCGAGGTCTTCTCGATAGCAGGCCTTCCGGCAGAGCCAAGTGTGGAAGTCATAGAGGAGTTCCTGCCAAAGGTCAGGGAGTTTAACCCCGATCTTCTGGTGGCGTTGGGCGGCGGAAGCGTCATAGACACTACCAAGGCGCTGAAGGTCTTCTATGATGCTCCAGAAGTCGAGTTCGAGAAGATAGCCTTCATCGACCGCTTCTCCAAACCGAAGCCGGTTCCTAAGCTTAAAACTCCACTGATAGCGATACCTTCAACAAGCGGCGCCGGAAGCGAGGTATCTGCTGCGAGCGTCCTCAAGAAGGGTGACGTGAAGTACAACATCGTCACTCCCGAAATAGCGCCGGATATAGCTATTCTCGACCCGAGACTGCCAAGAACAATGCCGGCTGAGGTTGCGAGGAACTCCGGTTTAGACGTACTCGTTCACGGGATAGAGGCCTACACAACGAAGGTCGCAAACCCCTTCAGCGACGCGATGGCGATAAAGGCGATAAAGACTGTCTACAAGTGGCTGCCCCTGTCGGTCAAGGGCGACGAGGACGCGAGGGCAAAAGTTCATTACGCGGCCACTATGGCCGGCATAGCGTTCCTCAACGCTCGTCTCGGCCTCTGCCATGCCATGAGTCACAAAGCTGCTTGGATAGGCCCGCACGGCCTGCTCAATGCGATATTCCTGCCGTACGTCATGGAGTTCAACATGAGGAACGACTACGCGAGGAAGCGCTACGCAGAGATAGCAAGGGAGCTGGGCTTCTCAAGCGCCAAAGATTTAGTGGAAGTCGTTAAGGAGCTCAACGAGATGCTCGGCGTTCCGAAGCTGAGCGAGCTGGTTGACGAAGAAACTTTCGTGAGCAGGGTCGAGGAGATGGCGGAGAAGGCCTACCGCGACGGGCTGGTGGCGTTCAACCCGGTTGAGCCGAAGCCGGATGAGATAAGGGAGCTCTATTTGGAGGCATTCTACGGGGAGTGA